The Pediococcus inopinatus genome has a window encoding:
- a CDS encoding plasmid mobilization protein encodes MSNTIIKNKTISTRVTPDISERAKANLAKQGLTVSEYIRLSLVKAANNEVRLVSFLDSPEALAAKKEAETGQVKNMGSLTDFEDWIDKLDAN; translated from the coding sequence ATGAGTAATACTATTATTAAAAACAAGACAATTTCAACTCGTGTAACACCTGACATTAGTGAACGGGCTAAAGCTAATCTAGCAAAACAAGGGCTAACCGTTTCTGAGTATATACGCTTATCGTTAGTTAAAGCGGCCAATAATGAAGTTCGATTAGTCAGCTTTTTAGATTCTCCGGAAGCCTTAGCCGCTAAAAAAGAAGCAGAAACAGGGCAGGTCAAAAACATGGGTTCATTGACTGACTTTGAAGATTGGATCGATAAGTTAGATGCAAATTAA
- a CDS encoding type II toxin-antitoxin system YafQ family toxin, translated as MQIKQTKSFERELKKLVKKHFPITVLKPCLEAIVEQDVLVLKQIKDHALKGNWRGYREFHPARYGNYGKNYDNWIVIYQLDHDELILLLVATGSHEILNQ; from the coding sequence ATGCAAATTAAACAGACCAAATCTTTTGAACGTGAATTAAAAAAACTAGTCAAAAAACATTTCCCAATAACTGTCTTGAAGCCTTGTTTAGAAGCAATTGTTGAACAAGATGTACTTGTTTTGAAACAGATTAAAGATCATGCATTAAAAGGAAATTGGCGTGGCTATCGTGAATTTCACCCTGCCAGATATGGCAACTATGGTAAAAATTATGACAACTGGATTGTTATTTATCAGCTAGATCATGATGAATTGATTTTGTTATTGGTTGCAACTGGCTCCCATGAAATCTTGAATCAATAG
- a CDS encoding lysophospholipid acyltransferase family protein, protein MPYNFYSLVGERDKVIQNIAENVRQGKFNQKVELHDPVLTLTEQHEVLDHFLKLHQTKRYHWRAAEVRSVMNMAARMMNPNLKVEGTDNLKALEWPAIITCNHFFSPIDNLLVRSALNQPDLSVVVQLTNLKMPGKLGFFMTYADTIPVSDSVNYMGKGFIALLQSSLARKQSILIYPEREMWFNYRKPRPLERGAYYYAVRLNVPIVSCFVSMVDAPTKSDPHGINYTVHVLPPIYPDAVEKSATSQREATEKMRQIDYQQKVAAYEKAYDRQFTKDFSPDDIAGHYQ, encoded by the coding sequence TTGCCCTATAACTTTTACTCCTTGGTTGGCGAGCGTGACAAAGTGATTCAAAACATTGCTGAAAACGTCCGTCAGGGAAAATTTAATCAAAAAGTCGAACTACATGATCCAGTACTGACACTTACCGAGCAGCATGAGGTGTTGGACCACTTCTTGAAGCTTCACCAAACTAAACGTTATCATTGGCGGGCAGCCGAAGTCCGGTCGGTCATGAATATGGCTGCGAGGATGATGAATCCCAATTTAAAAGTTGAGGGGACTGACAATTTAAAGGCATTGGAATGGCCGGCAATCATTACCTGTAACCACTTTTTTAGCCCGATTGACAACCTGCTGGTTCGATCAGCCCTGAATCAACCTGATTTGTCGGTTGTCGTTCAGCTCACCAACCTTAAAATGCCCGGGAAGCTGGGATTTTTTATGACATACGCTGATACGATACCTGTCAGCGACAGCGTCAATTACATGGGCAAGGGGTTTATTGCCCTTTTGCAAAGTAGCTTGGCACGCAAACAGTCAATTCTAATTTATCCGGAACGGGAAATGTGGTTCAACTATCGCAAACCGCGGCCGCTTGAACGGGGAGCGTACTACTACGCCGTTAGATTGAATGTGCCAATCGTGTCCTGCTTTGTTTCGATGGTTGACGCCCCGACCAAATCGGATCCGCATGGCATCAATTATACGGTCCATGTGTTACCGCCAATTTATCCGGATGCGGTCGAAAAGTCGGCCACATCACAGCGGGAAGCTACCGAAAAGATGCGCCAAATTGATTACCAACAAAAAGTTGCTGCCTATGAAAAGGCCTATGATCGTCAATTCACTAAGGATTTTAGTCCAGACGACATTGCTGGTCATTATCAATAA
- a CDS encoding site-specific integrase codes for MQQIVLPIKDSNVLKEVQDTLLNNFKAGRRNYTIFQVGKATLLRVSDVMGLKQADIFNPDGYIKQDAFIHDRKTGKPNTLYLKPVQTELLLYRQWLLDHKLESEWLFPSIQHPERHITEKQFYKIMSKVGDLLSINYLGTHTMRKTGAYRVYTQSNYNIGLVMHLLNHSSEAMTLAYLGLDQASTETMLDQIDFG; via the coding sequence ATGCAACAAATTGTCCTACCCATCAAAGATTCAAACGTTCTTAAAGAGGTTCAAGATACGTTACTCAATAACTTTAAAGCTGGCCGACGTAACTATACGATTTTTCAAGTTGGTAAAGCGACGCTACTGCGAGTGAGTGACGTTATGGGCTTAAAACAGGCCGATATTTTTAATCCGGACGGTTATATTAAACAAGATGCGTTCATTCACGACCGAAAAACAGGCAAGCCTAATACCTTGTACCTTAAACCAGTTCAAACAGAGCTTTTATTGTATCGTCAATGGCTGCTTGATCATAAACTAGAATCTGAATGGCTCTTTCCGTCCATTCAACACCCAGAACGGCATATTACGGAAAAACAGTTCTATAAAATCATGAGCAAAGTCGGCGATCTTTTAAGCATTAATTACCTTGGTACCCACACTATGCGCAAAACTGGGGCTTATCGCGTTTATACGCAATCCAATTACAATATTGGCTTAGTCATGCACTTATTAAATCATTCAAGTGAAGCCATGACTTTAGCTTATTTAGGCTTAGACCAAGCCAGTACCGAAACTATGTTAGATCAAATTGATTTTGGTTAG